The Spirochaetota bacterium genome includes the window CACCCAATGATAATAGCGCAAGTAGCTTGGAATATTCATTCATCTCGGCCTTTGGGACACTTGCAACCAGCAAAAATCCCAATGAGCTTTTGGTAGCATAGCCAAATTTATCGTCGTTATTAAATTTATACGAAACAAATTCATTTTCATTATTGTAAAGCTTTTTGCCCCATTCATAATTTAGCAAAGAATCGTTCGTTATATCGCGATATGGATGTACAAGGCCTGCACCATCGTGATATACAATAAATATGTAGCCTGTTTTACCTATCACAACATCAGAAAGTAAAAAGCCTTTCAATGCATCAACTGCGATAAGTGTAGCATATGTCCTGCCACCCACAGTATCACCTATAACAAAATATGATAGCTTCTCTTTTCCTACTGTCACCGGTTTAGATATAAAGCTAGATTTATCTTCAAAATACGTCATTTTATCAATGGCTTTTTCAAAAAGCTCATCATACTTCCCTTTACTTGAGAGCACTACATTCCCATTATCCAGTATTGCACAGTCGGTATATATTTTCCTTAAAGCAAGAATACGATTAATAGTTTGTGCATTGGGGAACGTAGCAATTATACGGCAATCATTTTTTGTATATTCAATAAAACTATCTAACTTGTGACCTGTTTGCTTTGCAATAGTATCTATGTTTTGTGCAAACATCTTTTGCATATAGTTATGTGATAGCAGAATGCCAAATGTAACCAGCATAATGACAAGCAGAACATTAATAATACTTGCCGAACCTGTAATGATAGGAATAAGCGAACCAAATGCCGTTACTGGTTTTCCACTTATAACATCCCTGACATCGTCAAATACTCCCTCCTGCGTCAGCTTGTTGACAGTTTTTGGGATAAAATATGAACCAAATATTATTGAAATGGCAATAGATAAAATTCCACCAAACCACAGATACAAAAGCTGGTCAAAGGTGAGTCCATATAACACTGCACTTGTTATACTGAAAATTGCAAGCCCAATTACCCACTGTGCAATGAGGCCAAGCGAAAACATAACCACCACACTGCTCAAGCGCTCCTTTAATATGAGTGCATGTTTTTCTGAAAAAGATGCCCCTTTTGCCTTTGCGGTAAAAAACCAGCGGAATGGTGCAAATAAAACCTGGTACCAGTAATATGTCATTAACGTAACAACAACAAAAACTATTATGCCGGGAACTATAACAACCTGAATGTTAGAAAGGCTGATCTCTGATTTCCAGATAAAGAACAAAACCGTTAGCGGTGCACCAATCAACCCTGAAAGAGCGTT containing:
- a CDS encoding methyl-accepting chemotaxis protein, translated to NALSGLIGAPLTVLFFIWKSEISLSNIQVVIVPGIIVFVVVTLMTYYWYQVLFAPFRWFFTAKAKGASFSEKHALILKERLSSVVVMFSLGLIAQWVIGLAIFSITSAVLYGLTFDQLLYLWFGGILSIAISIIFGSYFIPKTVNKLTQEGVFDDVRDVISGKPVTAFGSLIPIITGSASIINVLLVIMLVTFGILLSHNYMQKMFAQNIDTIAKQTGHKLDSFIEYTKNDCRIIATFPNAQTINRILALRKIYTDCAILDNGNVVLSSKGKYDELFEKAIDKMTYFEDKSSFISKPVTVGKEKLSYFVIGDTVGGRTYATLIAVDALKGFLLSDVVIGKTGYIFIVYHDGAGLVHPYRDITNDSLLNYEWGKKLYNNENEFVSYKFNNDDKFGYATKSSLGFLLVASVPKAEMNEYSKLLALLSLGVGLLWCAVATIILYRNIKRHLDPLKNAREVLSNVAQGDLTQSLAIIKGDEVGILSAAVNRLVTELRGAIVHIIQIADEMASSSTQMSQAITSFTENVQSEAATVEEISATIEEISAGMENVAKRADSQNQSLTSLINLLKNLSQTIETVADTMNASVKEVELIAERSREGSQSLNQMNATMQVLSKSSADMKNIVKIINDISEQINLLSLNAAIEAARAGDFGRGFAVVADEISKLAEQTAISIKEIDGLIKQNSTEMAKGTQNITQAIQNIGFIINGVRDISTRIEQVASDMKEQLAINTKVQGMITDVQAGSEEIKNATEEQRVAIMEISRSISTINELSQNNAGAAEEMSANASGVESLAVKLKEMVSFFKIA